DNA sequence from the Ramlibacter agri genome:
CTGATGGACATCGGCTGCTACCGCGGCTTCCGTCATCGCCGTGGCCTGCCCATGCGCGGCCAGCGCACCCGGACCAACGCCCGTACCCGCAAGGGTCCGCGCAAGGCCGCCCAGAGCCTGAAGAAATAATTCGGAAGAGAGTTAAGACATGGCCAAGGCTCCCGCCTCCAACGCCGCGCAGCGTGTGCGCAAGAAGGTCCGCAAGAACGTGAGCGACGGCGTCGCCCACGTGCACGCCTCCTTCAACAACACGATCATCACGATCACCGACCGCCAGGGCAACGCCCTGTCCTGGGCCTCCTCGGGCGGCCAGGGCTTCAAGGGTTCGCGCAAGTCCACCCCCTTCGCCGCGCAGGTCGCGTCGGAAGTGGCCGGCCGCGCCGCCATGGAGCAGGGGATCAAGAACCTCGACGTCGAGATCCGCGGCCCCGGCCCGGGCCGCGAGTCGTCGGTGCGTGCGCTGGGTGCGCTGGGCATCCGCATCACGTCGATCAGCGACGTGACGCCGGTCCCGCACAACGGCTGCCGCCCGCAAAAGCGTCGCCGTATCTAAGTAGTCGGAGGTGCCCGAGCAAGCGCGCTTCGCGCTCCTTGGTCCGGCACCTGGTTTCTAGAAAGCCCACCGCCGGCGGTGCACGTACCGCCGGCTCCTGCGCCATCCGGGCGCAGTAGTCATTTGAAGGAAAGTAAAAGTGGCACGTTACCTCGGCCCCAAGGCCAAACTCTCCCGCCGT
Encoded proteins:
- the rpsK gene encoding 30S ribosomal protein S11; the encoded protein is MAKAPASNAAQRVRKKVRKNVSDGVAHVHASFNNTIITITDRQGNALSWASSGGQGFKGSRKSTPFAAQVASEVAGRAAMEQGIKNLDVEIRGPGPGRESSVRALGALGIRITSISDVTPVPHNGCRPQKRRRI